Part of the Candidatus Rokuibacteriota bacterium genome, GCTGCTTCGCCAGCACGGAGGGTACGTCAAGAAGATCTTGGATTCCCCTGTCTGACCTGATCAGGGCCCGAAGGGGGGGAGGGTGCCATGCCAACCGCGATGATCGACGGCCTGGAAGTGAACTACGTGACGCGGGGCTCCGGACCCGCCCTGCTCATGCTCGCGCCCGGCGGTTTCGACGCCACGATAGAGAAGTGGTCCACGGCCTCGGCGTGGAAGGGCATGCGAGCCCTCGAAGTCCTTGCGAGCGAGTTCACGGTGATCGCCTACGACCGGCGGGAGTCCGGGGCGTCCGCCGGGCGCGTCGAGCACCTCTCCTGGTCGCTCTTTGCGGCGCAGGCCAAAGGGCTCCTGGACCACCTGGGTATTCGCGAGGCGTTCGTCCTGGGCGGCTGCATGGGATGCTCCGTCGCGCTGGCTTTCGCCGCGCGCTTTCCGCAGGCGACGCGCGGCCTCCTCCTCCACTGGCCCGTCGGCGGCTACCGCTGGAAGCTGAACGGTCAGGAGCGCTTCGCGCGTCATCTCCGCTTCGCCCGTGAGAACGGCCTCGCCGGCGTCGTCAAGCGCGCCCACGAGGGCAAGTCCTTCTGGCAGGACTCCGAGGCCGGGCCCTGGGGCTCAGTGATCGTGCGCGACCCGGCCTTCGCCGCGTCCTTCGAGGCGCAGGATCTGGAGCGCTATCTGGGGCTCGTGACGGCCAGCGCGCGCGGCCTCTTCGATCGGGACACCGTGCCCGGAGCGGAGCCGGAAGAGATCATGGCGATGAAGGTCCCGGCGCTCATCGTTCCGGGCGACGACCCGTCCCACGCCACGTCCGGGGCCCACTACCTCCGCGAGCTGCTGCCGCAGCCGGAGTTCTGGCCGGTGATGCCGCCCGAGCAGACTCAGGACCGGCTGCGTGACCGCATCCTCGAGTTCGGCCGCGCCCACAAGTGACGGGCCACGCCCCTGCACCATGCTGACGCCGGGAAAGCGCACCCCCCGGCGCGCACGGAGAAGGGTTTGTGAGTGAGCTATGCTCCGGTTACTTCCCGCTCTCCGGCGACGTGCTCTGGACCCGAAGGACGAGGCGGCGCCCCCGCGCTCATCTTCCACCCGGGGGCAGTGGACGCCGATCGCGCCCGTGCCGGCACGGTCGTTCCGTGGCTGGCGCTACCTGGAGTCACTGCCGAGCACGGCAGCGACTCTGCCAGACCCCGCGGCGGTTCGATGACCACGGTGCAGAAGGAAGAACGCTCTCCTCCAAGCACTCCTTGGAAGAAGATGTGCGATCCCGCGCTGGCGCTACTTCCCCCATCTGCTACGTCTACTTCTCCTCCACCAGCCGTGACAGGACAACGCGACGCTCTGTCTAAGGGGTGCCCATGAACACGATGCAGGCGATGTTCCACTCGCTTCTCCAGGAGGAGTTCTCCTTCCAGAAGTTCGCCCTGCGGCTTATTACCGATCGCCTTCGCGATCGGGGGATTACGCTTACGCGGTCGCAGCGAGCCACGCTCGAGGACCGGCTCAAGAATCTCCAGCCCGATGACCTCTCGCTCGCACTCGAGATCACGGACGCGCAGTTTGCCCAGTCGACGATCACCGATGAAGAACGCAACGCCCAGAGGATATCGCTCGATCTCGACGCCGACCGCGTTCTCTCAAGTCTCGAAGCGGCGACCCCGGCCATCATCCTTGGTTGCATCGACAAGGCGTCAGACCTGATCTGGAAGAAGCTCAAGCGCGATTCGCCCACCATGCTCAAGGACCGGCGGCGCGAACGGCGAGGGTTCGAGACGAGACTGGCCCGAAGGTGGGGCCGAGCGGTCGACCTCCTCGAGATGGTTCGGGAGATCGCCGTCGAAGCCGGCGATGATTTCAACACTGAGTTCCGGCCGGAGGCGGCGACCGCCAAGGATTTCGTCTTCGAGGTGCTCACCCGCCTCCATGCGCGAGCCTGCCAGGTGGGCTCGGAGGTGATCACCCTCCTCCGATCAGGCCACGCGGACGGTGCCCACGCGCGATGGAGATGTCTCCATGAGATCGCCGTGGTCGGTTTCTTCGTGCGAGCCCACGGCAACGATGCCGCGGAGCGGTATATCTTGCACAACGCCATCGAGTCCTACCGCGCGGCACTCGCCTACCAGGAGCACTGCACCGCACTCGGCTATGAGCCGCTTACTGAGGACGAGTTCGCGCGCATCAAAGCGACCCGCGACGCGCTCAAGGCTAGGTTCGGCGAACCGTACGGCGCAGAGTACGGGTGGGCCGCCGAGGCGCTCGGGATGAAGAACCCCAAATTCAGCGATATCGAACGGAGCGCCGGGCTGGCGCACCTCCGCCCCTACTACAAGCTCGCAAGCCACAATGTCCACGCGAACCCGAAAGGCGCGTTCTTCAAACTGGGTCTTCTTCCCGATCAGCAGATGCTTCTAGCAGGCCCGAGCGATCTTGGCCTCGCCGATCCGGGCCACGGCACCGCGATTTCTCTTTCACAGATCACGTTCACGCTCCTGACCATGAAGCCCAACATCGACCGCCTTGTGATCTGCCAGATCCTGTGCAGGCTTGAACA contains:
- a CDS encoding alpha/beta hydrolase, producing MPTAMIDGLEVNYVTRGSGPALLMLAPGGFDATIEKWSTASAWKGMRALEVLASEFTVIAYDRRESGASAGRVEHLSWSLFAAQAKGLLDHLGIREAFVLGGCMGCSVALAFAARFPQATRGLLLHWPVGGYRWKLNGQERFARHLRFARENGLAGVVKRAHEGKSFWQDSEAGPWGSVIVRDPAFAASFEAQDLERYLGLVTASARGLFDRDTVPGAEPEEIMAMKVPALIVPGDDPSHATSGAHYLRELLPQPEFWPVMPPEQTQDRLRDRILEFGRAHK